In Halobacteriovorax marinus SJ, the following proteins share a genomic window:
- a CDS encoding trypsin-like serine peptidase has protein sequence MIILLIGFFSIFSVNAEICSFDDNRVSSSDPRVGRLSGLKSNSGCTATLVGKSCIITSSVCAKLDRVVEFNIPSSEDGVPALAKAEDTYEVDPSSFSYDNSGIGKFWAVAKLKRNALTGKLPGEVQGYFPVISKKPRKNDKIYILQYANTNPDRYDVISGEVGANPNGYSLNYSQSSANGVLVKAGIFLIPEIIYHNVDVSHGGAGAPLINSSTHEVVGVHTHGGCQSGQGRGRTNAATSIWGNKEFKKAIYQCLNN, from the coding sequence ATGATAATTTTGTTAATAGGATTTTTTAGTATTTTCAGCGTAAATGCAGAAATTTGTAGTTTTGATGATAATAGAGTTTCTTCAAGCGATCCAAGAGTTGGAAGACTTTCTGGACTAAAGTCAAACTCTGGTTGTACTGCCACACTAGTAGGGAAGAGTTGTATTATTACATCGTCTGTTTGTGCAAAGTTAGATCGAGTTGTTGAATTTAATATTCCATCATCTGAAGATGGTGTTCCAGCACTTGCAAAAGCAGAGGACACTTACGAAGTTGATCCTTCAAGCTTCTCATATGATAATTCTGGAATTGGAAAGTTTTGGGCAGTTGCTAAGTTAAAGAGAAATGCACTCACAGGTAAGCTTCCAGGTGAAGTACAAGGTTACTTTCCTGTCATTTCTAAAAAGCCAAGAAAGAATGATAAAATTTATATTCTTCAATACGCCAATACTAATCCTGACCGTTATGACGTTATCAGTGGTGAAGTTGGTGCGAATCCAAATGGCTATTCATTAAATTATTCTCAGTCATCTGCTAACGGTGTACTTGTTAAGGCAGGTATTTTTCTAATTCCTGAAATTATATATCACAATGTAGATGTTAGTCATGGTGGGGCAGGGGCTCCTCTAATTAACTCTTCAACACACGAAGTTGTGGGGGTTCACACTCATGGTGGATGTCAGTCTGGACAAGGAAGAGGTAGAACAAATGCAGCCACTTCTATTTGGGGAAATAAGGAATTTAAGAAAGCTATCTATCAATGTTTAAATAACTAA
- a CDS encoding TetR/AcrR family transcriptional regulator, producing the protein MDRKKVKTDQIIGAAIEEFLLKGMDAASMHNIAEQAEVSKRTLYKYFPSKEELYDALVDEIFNRFEDMSLELYSSNESVEVQIEKLISKKIELLLTESFIKISRIAIGEMFKGRQMSVEQMERMTKSESNFLQWIQKAQQDKKIRSDIDSEIIASQFHSILKGQIYWPVLMGLKSKESIDREHVKKITMNFFMKTFVL; encoded by the coding sequence ATGGATAGAAAGAAGGTGAAAACAGATCAAATCATTGGTGCGGCCATAGAGGAATTTCTCTTAAAGGGGATGGATGCAGCTTCCATGCATAATATCGCTGAGCAAGCTGAAGTCTCAAAGAGAACTCTTTATAAGTACTTTCCAAGTAAGGAAGAACTCTACGACGCTCTTGTGGATGAGATCTTTAATCGCTTTGAAGACATGAGTCTTGAACTTTATAGCAGTAATGAGTCTGTAGAAGTTCAGATTGAAAAACTTATTTCTAAGAAGATTGAATTACTCCTTACTGAATCTTTTATAAAAATATCGCGTATTGCTATTGGTGAAATGTTTAAGGGAAGACAAATGTCTGTTGAGCAAATGGAGCGAATGACAAAGTCTGAAAGCAATTTCCTACAGTGGATTCAAAAGGCACAACAAGATAAGAAGATACGAAGTGATATTGATAGCGAAATCATTGCCTCGCAGTTCCACTCAATTCTAAAAGGCCAAATCTATTGGCCGGTTCTCATGGGACTAAAGAGTAAAGAGAGCATTGACCGCGAACATGTAAAGAAGATCACAATGAACTTCTTTATGAAAACATTTGTTTTGTAA
- a CDS encoding FecCD family ABC transporter permease has translation MITATFWGPIEIHFLDLFSVESMEFEILSNIRIPRVIAGFFIGGALAIVGAVLQIIFSNPLADSGLIGISAGSMVAVVIGIVIAPVIPALDYLFTQLGVYTLPLLAFAGGLFLVSIVYKLSLHQGRVDVRTMLLAGIAMNSLAGAVTGLIIYMADDTEIRSITFWTMGSLAGVTWNGVIPILIIIIVGVFFLYHLREDIHCYMAGEKQAICLGVDVEKLKRRVLIISALISGASVALTGMIGFVGLVVPHIVRGLFGVKASVVMLLSFLMGGSFLVLADLFSKTIVLPAELPIGVTTSLIGAPYFIFLLQRIKRGSNA, from the coding sequence ATGATAACTGCAACGTTTTGGGGTCCTATAGAAATTCACTTCTTAGACTTATTCTCAGTTGAGAGTATGGAGTTTGAAATTCTTTCAAATATTAGAATTCCAAGAGTGATCGCTGGATTTTTTATTGGAGGAGCTTTAGCAATTGTTGGAGCGGTTCTACAAATCATCTTCTCAAATCCTCTAGCTGATTCGGGACTGATTGGTATCTCAGCTGGAAGCATGGTTGCAGTAGTTATTGGGATTGTAATTGCACCTGTAATACCTGCACTTGATTACCTCTTTACTCAACTTGGAGTATATACTTTGCCTCTGCTTGCTTTTGCTGGCGGGCTATTTTTGGTGAGCATTGTTTATAAACTCTCTCTTCATCAAGGAAGAGTTGATGTACGAACAATGTTATTGGCCGGAATTGCGATGAATTCATTGGCCGGAGCGGTAACAGGCCTTATTATATACATGGCCGATGATACTGAGATTCGCTCTATCACATTTTGGACAATGGGCTCTCTTGCTGGTGTCACTTGGAATGGTGTCATTCCTATTTTAATTATAATTATAGTTGGAGTCTTCTTTCTCTATCATCTGAGAGAGGATATTCACTGCTATATGGCGGGAGAGAAGCAGGCAATATGTCTTGGTGTAGATGTTGAAAAATTAAAAAGAAGAGTTCTCATCATCTCAGCTCTTATCTCAGGAGCTTCAGTTGCGTTAACTGGTATGATTGGATTTGTTGGTCTGGTTGTTCCACATATTGTCAGGGGACTTTTTGGAGTAAAAGCAAGTGTTGTAATGCTTCTTTCATTTCTAATGGGAGGGAGCTTCTTGGTCTTGGCAGATCTTTTTTCAAAAACAATTGTTCTTCCCGCGGAACTTCCAATTGGTGTAACCACGAGTTTAATTGGAGCGCCATACTTTATCTTTCTTCTTCAAAGAATTAAAAGAGGCTCAAATGCTTAG
- a CDS encoding ATP-binding cassette domain-containing protein, which produces MLRVVDLNFHRGKRKIIDNVSLSIKAGEFVAIVGKNGEGKSTLVDLLAGISKGQHKEISYNDTLIEEMSLEELGRIRALLSQKSNLQFSMTVYEFILLAKRSKSSLKSDDFTYLDLIIEEFDLEKFIDREISSLSGGEFQRVILAKTVFQLYPFSSEKSAFLFLDEPMSAMDLEVQQKMMRILKSLVAKYNLSIIVVLHDLNQVSHYCDRVLILSQGKICINADPDEAFTVSNLKKFFNLEVMISKVENKKVILY; this is translated from the coding sequence ATGCTTAGGGTCGTTGATCTAAATTTCCATCGAGGAAAGAGAAAAATTATAGATAATGTTAGTCTATCTATAAAAGCGGGTGAGTTTGTTGCTATCGTCGGCAAGAACGGAGAGGGGAAGTCTACACTAGTGGATCTTCTTGCAGGTATATCAAAAGGACAGCACAAAGAGATTTCTTATAATGACACTCTCATTGAAGAGATGAGCTTAGAGGAGCTTGGAAGAATAAGGGCCCTCTTGTCTCAAAAAAGTAACTTACAATTTAGTATGACTGTCTATGAGTTTATTCTCTTAGCAAAGAGATCAAAGTCTTCTCTAAAATCAGATGACTTCACTTACTTAGATTTAATTATTGAAGAATTTGACCTAGAGAAATTTATTGATCGTGAGATCTCTTCTCTTTCAGGGGGAGAGTTTCAAAGAGTTATTTTGGCAAAGACAGTTTTTCAACTATATCCGTTTTCGAGTGAGAAGAGTGCCTTTCTATTTTTGGACGAGCCAATGTCTGCGATGGATCTAGAGGTTCAGCAAAAGATGATGAGAATTCTCAAAAGTTTGGTGGCAAAGTATAATCTCAGCATTATTGTCGTTTTACATGACTTAAACCAAGTCTCTCACTATTGTGATAGAGTTTTGATTCTTTCACAGGGAAAGATTTGTATTAACGCAGATCCTGATGAGGCATTTACAGTAAGTAATTTGAAGAAGTTTTTTAATTTAGAAGTAATGATATCTAAGGTTGAAAATAAAAAAGTGATTTTATATTAG
- a CDS encoding DMT family transporter, whose amino-acid sequence MSWLYLALAIILEVAGTTSMKFSNGFTKLFPSILMFVFYILSLSTLTLALKKIDMGMAYAVWAGLGTALISIVGVLFFKESINIMKVASILLIILGVVGLNLSGMKH is encoded by the coding sequence ATGTCTTGGTTATATTTAGCTCTTGCAATAATTCTTGAAGTTGCGGGAACGACTTCAATGAAATTTTCGAATGGCTTTACTAAGCTCTTTCCTTCTATTCTAATGTTTGTCTTCTACATCTTATCCTTATCGACATTAACTCTTGCACTGAAGAAAATTGATATGGGAATGGCCTACGCTGTCTGGGCCGGACTAGGGACTGCTTTAATTTCAATTGTAGGAGTACTCTTCTTTAAGGAGTCCATTAATATAATGAAAGTGGCCAGCATCCTTTTGATAATTCTAGGAGTTGTAGGACTTAACCTCTCTGGAATGAAGCACTAA
- a CDS encoding HugZ family pyridoxamine 5'-phosphate oxidase, with protein MKLEVNEQVITDAKNFIRSIDAGVLSTVMKIDEDTYPFGAMCPFVLSLEGEVIVLISDIAMHTKNIKESNKVSFSVFTNHAKNKQASSRICIVGDAHKVEKESDKYSLVSKRYLRFFPEAKSYFEAHNFNFYTITPVKAHYVQTFGKIYTFDGALLSEGLPEWAGEENSVIEHMNNDHQNVFSKYLSDAKIDYSGDEEKLKLVDFDQHGFHLSSGRGDFNYLNFPNQALTLADLRKEFVDLARR; from the coding sequence ATGAAATTAGAAGTGAATGAACAAGTGATTACGGATGCGAAGAACTTTATAAGAAGTATAGACGCCGGAGTTCTTTCTACAGTTATGAAAATTGATGAAGATACATATCCATTTGGAGCCATGTGCCCATTCGTCCTTTCTTTAGAGGGAGAGGTTATTGTACTTATCAGTGATATAGCTATGCATACTAAAAATATTAAAGAAAGTAATAAAGTTTCGTTTAGTGTTTTTACTAATCATGCAAAGAATAAGCAGGCATCTTCAAGAATTTGTATCGTAGGGGATGCTCATAAAGTTGAAAAAGAGAGTGATAAGTATAGCCTTGTGAGCAAGAGATACTTGAGATTCTTCCCAGAGGCAAAGAGTTACTTTGAAGCACATAATTTTAACTTCTATACGATAACTCCTGTAAAAGCACATTATGTACAAACATTTGGAAAGATCTATACTTTTGATGGAGCACTTTTAAGTGAAGGTCTTCCAGAGTGGGCCGGAGAAGAAAACTCTGTGATAGAGCATATGAATAACGATCATCAAAACGTTTTTTCAAAATACCTTAGTGACGCTAAGATTGATTATAGTGGTGACGAAGAAAAATTGAAACTTGTAGACTTTGATCAACATGGTTTTCACCTCTCATCGGGAAGAGGAGACTTCAATTATTTAAACTTTCCTAATCAAGCCTTAACTCTTGCAGACCTAAGAAAAGAATTTGTTGATCTAGCGAGAAGATAA
- a CDS encoding heme/hemin ABC transporter substrate-binding protein, with protein MNLYLIHKGLSMKLHLIALHFFLFLSMNTFSAEKRIIVSGAAVAEVVSQLGEAANIIARDRTSVVVEEIAHLKDLGMPSQMNAEVIISMKPDLFLYGSKNKNEKLVGQLNAAGIKSYEVRESDSVKNILEKIDSVSSILDIDEDRVRKLKSEVESNLTKISKLNKIKSKSAVFIYARGANHIFMAGKKTPANEMMNLIGISNAFNEFDGFKPISLESLVKANPDYIIMLKSGVRGLKNIWNIPGLKHTTAGKNKQLIETDTLPFLGFVPETLPLIMSLNKSLSK; from the coding sequence GTGAATCTTTACTTAATTCATAAGGGACTCTCTATGAAGCTTCACTTAATTGCACTGCACTTCTTTCTTTTTCTTAGCATGAATACATTCTCGGCAGAGAAGAGAATTATTGTCTCTGGTGCGGCAGTCGCAGAAGTTGTGAGTCAACTTGGTGAGGCAGCTAATATAATTGCTAGAGATAGAACTTCTGTCGTTGTGGAAGAGATAGCGCATTTAAAAGACTTGGGAATGCCTTCGCAAATGAATGCTGAGGTTATTATTTCCATGAAGCCAGACCTTTTTCTATATGGCTCTAAAAATAAAAATGAGAAATTGGTAGGGCAATTAAATGCAGCGGGAATCAAGTCTTATGAAGTTAGGGAAAGTGATTCTGTTAAAAATATTCTAGAGAAAATTGATTCCGTTTCATCGATTTTAGATATTGATGAAGACAGAGTAAGAAAGCTTAAGAGCGAAGTTGAAAGTAATCTTACTAAGATTTCTAAATTAAATAAAATTAAAAGTAAGTCAGCTGTTTTTATCTATGCGCGTGGAGCAAACCATATATTTATGGCCGGAAAGAAAACTCCTGCTAACGAAATGATGAACTTAATAGGAATTAGTAATGCCTTTAATGAGTTCGATGGTTTTAAACCAATCTCTTTAGAAAGTTTGGTTAAGGCCAATCCTGATTATATCATTATGCTAAAGTCTGGAGTGAGAGGACTTAAGAATATTTGGAATATTCCAGGGTTAAAGCATACTACGGCAGGAAAGAACAAACAGTTAATTGAGACAGACACGTTGCCTTTTCTTGGCTTTGTGCCAGAGACTCTTCCATTAATAATGTCTTTAAATAAATCTCTGAGTAAATGA
- the fumC gene encoding class II fumarate hydratase, which yields MNYRIERDTMGEIQVESDKYWGAQTQRSLENFKIGEDRFNREFIRAFGILKKASALANFELDKLSETKRDLIAKACDEIIEGKLDHQFPLVVWQTGSGTQSNMNFNEVIANRAIELSGGVIGEDKTIHPNDDVNKSQSSNDTFPTAMHIAAVEQIEKTLLPSLSKIIETFQNKITEFDGIVKIGRTHLMDATPLTLSQEFSGYLTQLKNAKKWIELSLEYLRELALGGTAVGTGLNTHPQYAELVAKKITEISGHSFMSAENKFESLAAHDAIVGTSGALKRLACSVLKIVNDIRFLASGPRCGLGELNLPANEPGSSIMPGKVNPTQCEALSMVCVQVMGNDAAISFAGSQGNFELNVYKPLMIHNLLHSIRLLADGLNSFNTNCAVGITANRENIDKHLNSSLMLVTALNQHIGYDNAAKVAKNAFEKGLTLKESIVELNLMKEEEFDKLVVPKDMTHP from the coding sequence GTGAACTATAGAATTGAAAGAGACACAATGGGTGAAATACAAGTCGAGTCAGACAAATACTGGGGGGCCCAAACTCAGAGGTCCTTAGAGAATTTTAAAATTGGCGAAGATAGATTTAATAGAGAATTCATCAGAGCATTTGGAATATTAAAGAAAGCATCTGCTCTAGCAAATTTTGAATTAGATAAATTATCGGAGACAAAAAGAGACCTTATCGCAAAAGCTTGTGACGAAATTATTGAAGGAAAATTAGATCATCAATTTCCTCTTGTCGTTTGGCAAACAGGCTCAGGAACGCAAAGTAATATGAACTTCAATGAGGTCATCGCCAATAGGGCCATTGAGCTATCTGGAGGAGTCATTGGAGAAGATAAAACAATTCATCCCAATGATGATGTAAATAAATCTCAATCTTCAAATGATACCTTCCCTACGGCAATGCATATTGCAGCTGTTGAACAAATTGAGAAAACTCTTCTTCCGAGTTTATCTAAAATCATTGAGACATTTCAAAATAAAATTACTGAGTTTGATGGTATTGTTAAAATTGGAAGAACACATCTTATGGATGCAACTCCCCTAACGCTTTCTCAGGAATTCTCAGGTTACTTAACTCAACTTAAAAACGCAAAGAAGTGGATAGAGTTATCTCTCGAGTACTTAAGAGAGCTTGCTCTAGGTGGTACAGCTGTCGGCACAGGATTAAATACCCATCCACAATACGCAGAGCTTGTTGCAAAGAAAATTACAGAAATTTCAGGTCACAGTTTTATGAGTGCAGAGAATAAGTTTGAATCACTCGCTGCTCACGATGCAATTGTAGGTACGTCAGGTGCCTTAAAAAGATTGGCCTGCTCAGTTCTTAAGATTGTGAATGATATCAGATTTCTAGCGAGTGGCCCTAGGTGTGGACTTGGTGAGCTTAACTTACCTGCAAATGAACCTGGTTCTTCAATAATGCCTGGAAAAGTTAATCCAACTCAATGTGAGGCCCTCTCTATGGTCTGCGTTCAGGTCATGGGAAATGATGCTGCCATCTCTTTTGCAGGTTCTCAAGGAAACTTCGAGTTAAATGTCTACAAACCTCTAATGATACACAACCTCTTACACTCTATTAGACTCCTTGCTGACGGGTTAAACTCTTTCAATACGAATTGTGCAGTAGGAATCACTGCAAATAGAGAGAATATAGACAAGCATTTAAATAGCTCTCTTATGTTAGTGACAGCTCTAAACCAACACATTGGCTATGATAACGCAGCAAAGGTTGCGAAGAATGCGTTTGAGAAAGGACTTACTCTCAAAGAGTCTATTGTTGAACTAAATCTTATGAAAGAGGAAGAGTTCGACAAGCTAGTTGTCCCAAAGGATATGACACATCCATAA
- a CDS encoding histone deacetylase family protein, which yields MKKEKTKIPVYFHTKQMEFHPKYEWALGNRIKHPESTKRAESIFKAIKSHKELFDLKEPERIPLASIRANHSYELVTLYNSAASLPDGQAFYPSVFPDKKKSRPDPTNIKHAGFYCFDSGTPLDSKTWLAASWSAASAYAAGEEIYKGRSSVAYAISRPPGHHASKDSYGGYCYFNNAAIVAKLLKKKGRVVILDIDFHHGNGTQEVFYKDDKVLTISIHGDPRDYFPFFWGFSSEIGAGKGEGYNLNVILPPKTKFPAYKKALLETVFPTIKRFEPDYLILSAGFDTYKLDPVGDFLLETSDFEKIGKLISSLDLPTVVLQEGGYFTKDLGKNAVSLLRGFV from the coding sequence GTGAAAAAAGAAAAAACAAAAATTCCCGTCTACTTTCATACTAAGCAAATGGAATTTCACCCTAAGTATGAATGGGCCCTCGGCAATAGGATTAAACACCCGGAGAGCACTAAGCGCGCGGAATCCATCTTTAAGGCCATCAAGTCTCACAAGGAACTCTTTGATCTTAAAGAGCCAGAGAGAATTCCCCTCGCTAGCATTAGGGCCAACCACAGCTACGAGTTAGTCACTCTCTATAATTCGGCAGCATCTCTGCCAGACGGACAGGCCTTCTACCCCAGTGTCTTTCCAGACAAGAAGAAGTCCAGGCCCGACCCGACTAATATTAAGCACGCAGGTTTCTACTGCTTTGACAGTGGAACACCTCTAGATAGTAAGACTTGGCTTGCGGCCAGTTGGAGTGCGGCGAGTGCCTACGCTGCTGGAGAAGAAATTTATAAAGGAAGATCTTCTGTCGCCTACGCCATCTCTAGGCCTCCTGGACATCATGCCAGTAAAGATAGTTACGGCGGTTACTGCTATTTTAATAACGCTGCCATCGTGGCCAAGCTACTAAAGAAAAAAGGGCGCGTGGTTATACTAGACATTGATTTTCATCACGGTAATGGAACCCAAGAGGTTTTTTACAAAGATGATAAGGTACTCACAATTTCTATTCACGGAGACCCAAGGGATTACTTCCCATTTTTTTGGGGATTCTCTTCAGAGATTGGTGCCGGCAAAGGAGAGGGCTATAACTTAAATGTTATTCTCCCTCCTAAAACGAAATTCCCTGCATATAAGAAAGCACTTCTTGAGACAGTCTTTCCAACAATTAAAAGGTTTGAGCCCGACTACCTTATTCTAAGCGCAGGCTTTGACACCTATAAACTTGATCCTGTTGGAGATTTCCTACTTGAGACAAGTGACTTTGAGAAAATTGGAAAGTTAATCTCTTCCCTAGATCTTCCAACCGTTGTTCTCCAAGAAGGTGGCTACTTCACTAAAGACCTTGGTAAGAATGCTGTTAGTCTATTGCGTGGTTTTGTCTAA
- a CDS encoding HNH endonuclease signature motif containing protein translates to MKKLHYTTLLLILSISTSANCDIESYYSKLPTHLSGYEFKSKLSSLLAKTHKGLSYSALLKAYKKTDKDTTYDVDNSVMDMYSERPGGKDPYRYIHSQRVCGSYKNEGDCYNREHLFPQGLFDKKRPMKTDIFHVYPTDGKVNGMRGSYPFGEAKEVRWSSKNGSKLGYSNNPEYKGLVFEPIDEFKGDIARAMLYFAVRYESQIPRFGYTPMTDGSYEQTYSTWFLKTLLKWHKEDPVSEHERKRNDAACGFQRNRNPFIDHPEWALAIWEVH, encoded by the coding sequence ATGAAAAAATTACACTACACTACACTTCTTTTAATTCTATCAATTTCTACTAGCGCTAACTGCGACATTGAAAGCTACTACTCAAAGCTGCCAACACACTTGAGCGGTTACGAGTTTAAGTCAAAGCTCTCAAGCCTCTTGGCCAAGACTCATAAGGGACTTTCTTATAGCGCACTTTTAAAGGCCTATAAAAAGACCGACAAGGATACGACTTACGACGTAGATAACTCAGTTATGGATATGTACTCTGAGCGTCCAGGTGGGAAAGATCCTTATCGCTACATTCACTCACAAAGAGTTTGTGGTTCTTACAAGAATGAAGGGGATTGCTACAATCGTGAGCACCTTTTCCCTCAAGGACTTTTTGATAAGAAGCGTCCGATGAAGACAGATATTTTCCACGTATACCCAACAGATGGAAAAGTAAATGGAATGAGAGGTTCGTACCCATTTGGTGAGGCGAAGGAAGTTCGTTGGAGTTCTAAGAATGGTTCTAAATTAGGTTATAGTAATAACCCTGAATATAAAGGTTTAGTTTTTGAGCCTATCGATGAGTTCAAAGGTGATATTGCTAGAGCAATGCTCTACTTTGCAGTTCGCTACGAAAGTCAAATCCCACGCTTTGGATATACTCCAATGACAGATGGTTCTTATGAGCAAACTTATTCTACTTGGTTTTTAAAGACACTACTTAAGTGGCATAAGGAAGATCCGGTAAGTGAGCACGAAAGAAAGAGAAACGATGCAGCTTGTGGATTCCAAAGAAATAGAAACCCATTTATCGATCACCCTGAGTGGGCCCTCGCAATCTGGGAAGTGCACTAA
- the corA gene encoding magnesium/cobalt transporter CorA: MIKKTKNTKDSKEIKHKPWMLTYVGDHQVSHDVSIESRSYDRASLSLKTYSSLDEYTSHSESDTTTWVEVNGIHDTTITKSVCEKAAVHGVNIEDILNTKQRPKIESNNEYIFVTLKAISYNEEKETFIKEQISIILKDNLVISFSQFPNDIFKRLKAELSVEDSFLRQKNAGFLFYRIIDLIVDGYFKVGDQIDSEIAIIEDALDNSDNEIIEDVYWLKKELLYLKKAIYPINDIVKHLVRTEKKNFSSETIFFFKDTMDHCLQINESISLNQELVTSFYDLYLSNINKKTNEVMMYLTLFSTIFIPLTYIVGVYGMNFKNMPELDYKYGYIAIMIVQFVIGIGIYSYFKKKKWLNSSE, encoded by the coding sequence ATGATTAAAAAAACTAAGAATACAAAAGACAGCAAAGAAATAAAACACAAACCATGGATGCTTACTTATGTGGGAGATCATCAAGTCTCTCACGATGTTTCCATAGAGTCCCGCTCTTATGACAGAGCTTCTCTTAGTTTAAAAACTTATTCTAGCTTAGATGAATATACCTCTCATAGTGAAAGTGATACGACGACATGGGTTGAGGTCAATGGAATTCATGATACAACGATTACAAAGTCGGTTTGTGAAAAGGCAGCTGTACACGGTGTAAATATTGAAGATATTCTCAATACAAAGCAAAGGCCAAAGATAGAATCCAATAATGAATATATCTTTGTGACTTTAAAAGCGATTAGCTATAACGAAGAAAAAGAAACGTTCATTAAAGAGCAGATCAGTATTATTTTAAAAGATAATTTAGTGATCTCTTTTAGCCAATTTCCAAATGATATTTTTAAGAGATTAAAGGCCGAACTCAGTGTTGAGGATAGCTTCCTTAGACAGAAGAATGCTGGTTTTCTCTTCTATAGAATTATCGATTTAATTGTCGACGGTTACTTTAAAGTTGGTGATCAAATTGATAGTGAAATCGCCATTATTGAAGATGCCCTAGATAATAGTGATAATGAAATTATTGAAGATGTTTACTGGCTTAAAAAAGAGCTGCTCTACTTAAAGAAAGCGATTTATCCAATCAATGATATCGTTAAGCACTTAGTGAGAACAGAAAAGAAGAACTTTAGCTCTGAGACTATATTCTTTTTCAAAGATACTATGGATCACTGTCTTCAAATAAATGAATCAATAAGTCTTAATCAAGAGCTTGTAACAAGTTTCTATGATCTCTACTTAAGTAATATCAATAAGAAGACAAATGAAGTGATGATGTATCTCACCCTGTTTTCAACGATCTTTATTCCTCTTACTTATATCGTAGGTGTTTATGGAATGAATTTTAAGAATATGCCGGAACTAGATTATAAGTATGGCTATATCGCAATAATGATCGTTCAATTTGTCATTGGTATTGGAATTTATAGTTATTTCAAAAAGAAGAAGTGGCTTAACTCTTCTGAATAA